The following are encoded together in the Daucus carota subsp. sativus chromosome 5, DH1 v3.0, whole genome shotgun sequence genome:
- the LOC108220922 gene encoding uncharacterized protein LOC108220922 translates to MSWRSWRESIENLKSVILIRGARDVSDLTAWIVAGTLVYYLDIVPAQERKQQLKEKAARDACDPNRYIEKCKPVPDPQVTGLIYGNKTRVRSTNKPKNK, encoded by the exons ATGTCTTGGAGAAGCTGGAGAGAAAGTATCGAAAATCTAAAATCAGTTATACTAATCAGAGGTGCCAGAGATGTAAGTGATCTCACCGCCTGGATCGTCGCCGGAACCCTAGTTTATTACCTCGATATTGTGCCAGCTCAGGAACGTAAGCAGCAACTCAAG GAAAAAGCGGCTCGTGATGCTTGCGATCCTAATCGCTATATCGAGAAATGCAAACCTGTTCCTGATCCCCAG GTAACAGGCTTGATATATGGCAATAAGACCAGAGTTAGAAGCACTAATAAACCGAAAAATAAGTGA